The Streptomyces sp. Mut1 genome window below encodes:
- the trpB gene encoding tryptophan synthase subunit beta: MLSEFFIPDPEGLIPSAEGYFGAYGGKFIPEALVAAVDEVADEYEKAKADPAFAAELGELMVHYTGRPSALTEVSRFAEHAGGARVFLKREDLNHTGSHKINNVLGQALLTRRMGKTRVIAETGAGQHGVATATACALFGLDCTIYMGEIDTERQALNVARMRMLGAEVIAVKSGSRTLKDAINEAFRDWVANVDRTHYLFGTVAGPHPFPAMVRDFHRVIGVEARRQILERAGRLPDAAVACVGGGSNAIGLFHAFVPDSDVRLIGCEPAGHGVETGEHAATLTAGEPGILHGSRSYVLQDEEGQITEPYSISAGLDYPGIGPEHAYLKDTGRGEYRAVTDDAAMQALRLLSRTEGIIPAIESAHALAGALEVGKELGRDGLILVNLSGRGDKDMDTAARYFGLYETDAAVEADAAGANAEIEGDVQ, translated from the coding sequence ATGTTGTCCGAATTCTTCATCCCGGACCCCGAGGGTCTGATCCCCAGCGCCGAGGGATACTTCGGCGCCTACGGCGGAAAGTTCATCCCCGAGGCGCTCGTCGCCGCCGTGGACGAGGTCGCCGACGAGTACGAGAAGGCCAAGGCCGACCCCGCCTTCGCGGCCGAGCTGGGCGAGCTGATGGTCCACTACACCGGCCGCCCCAGCGCCCTCACCGAGGTGTCGCGCTTCGCCGAGCACGCGGGCGGCGCCCGCGTCTTCCTCAAGCGCGAGGACCTCAACCACACCGGCTCCCACAAGATCAACAACGTGCTGGGGCAGGCCCTGCTGACCCGGCGCATGGGCAAGACCCGGGTCATCGCCGAGACCGGCGCCGGCCAGCACGGCGTGGCCACCGCCACCGCCTGCGCCCTCTTCGGCCTCGACTGCACGATCTACATGGGCGAGATCGACACCGAGCGCCAGGCGCTGAACGTGGCGCGGATGCGGATGCTGGGCGCCGAGGTCATCGCCGTGAAGTCCGGCTCCCGCACCCTGAAGGACGCCATCAACGAGGCGTTCCGCGACTGGGTCGCCAACGTGGACCGCACCCACTACCTCTTCGGTACGGTCGCGGGCCCGCACCCCTTCCCGGCGATGGTCCGCGACTTCCACCGCGTCATCGGCGTCGAGGCCAGGCGGCAGATCCTGGAGCGGGCCGGCCGGCTGCCGGACGCCGCCGTGGCCTGCGTCGGCGGCGGCTCCAACGCCATCGGCCTCTTCCACGCCTTCGTCCCCGACAGCGACGTCCGCCTCATCGGCTGCGAGCCCGCGGGCCACGGCGTGGAGACCGGGGAGCACGCGGCGACCCTCACCGCGGGCGAGCCCGGCATCCTGCACGGCTCGCGCAGCTACGTCCTCCAGGACGAGGAGGGCCAGATCACCGAGCCCTACTCCATCTCGGCGGGCCTGGACTACCCGGGCATCGGCCCCGAGCACGCGTACCTGAAGGACACCGGCCGGGGCGAGTACCGCGCGGTCACCGACGACGCGGCCATGCAGGCGCTGCGCCTGCTCTCCCGTACCGAGGGCATCATCCCGGCCATCGAGAGCGCGCACGCGCTGGCCGGGGCCCTGGAGGTCGGCAAGGAGCTGGGCAGGGACGGGCTGATCCTGGTCAACCTCTCCGGCCGGGGCGACAAGGACATGGACACGGCGGCCCGCTACTTCGGGCTGTACGAGACGGACGCGGCCGTCGAGGCGGACGCCGCCGGTGCGAACGCGGAGATCGAGGGGGACGTCCAGTGA
- the trpM gene encoding tryptophan biosynthesis modulator TrpM, whose translation MSRAMSLPHPEPMRCALPSWHRGCRAPARRVHGRRVRYVIGDEPGQVNGMRWRTGSAQ comes from the coding sequence CTGAGCCGCGCCATGTCCCTCCCGCACCCCGAGCCGATGCGCTGCGCACTGCCGTCGTGGCACCGCGGCTGCCGGGCCCCGGCACGCCGTGTGCACGGCCGGCGGGTGCGGTACGTGATCGGCGACGAGCCCGGTCAGGTCAACGGCATGCGATGGCGCACGGGGTCCGCGCAGTAG
- the trpC gene encoding indole-3-glycerol phosphate synthase TrpC: MSVLDEIIDGVRADLAERQARVGLDELKERAARAPQAKDGVAALRGEGVTVICEVKRSSPSKGALAAIADPAALAADYEAGGASVISVLTEERRFGGSLADLEAVRAKVDIPILRKDFIVTSYQLWEARAYGADLVLLIVAALEQEALVSLIERAESIGLTPLVEAHDEEEAERAVEAGARIIGVNARNLKDLKVDRSTFERVAPEIPDHIVKVAESGVRGPHDLIAYANAGADAVLVGESLVTGRDPRTAVADLVAAGAHPALRHGRS, from the coding sequence GTGAGTGTGCTCGACGAGATCATCGACGGCGTCCGCGCCGACCTTGCGGAGCGGCAGGCGCGCGTCGGCCTCGACGAGCTCAAGGAACGCGCCGCCCGCGCCCCCCAGGCCAAGGACGGCGTCGCCGCCCTGCGCGGCGAGGGCGTGACGGTCATCTGCGAGGTCAAGCGCTCCAGCCCCTCCAAGGGCGCGCTCGCCGCCATCGCCGACCCGGCCGCGCTCGCCGCGGACTACGAGGCCGGCGGGGCCTCCGTCATCTCCGTCCTCACCGAGGAGCGCCGCTTCGGCGGCTCGCTGGCCGACCTGGAGGCCGTCCGCGCCAAGGTCGACATCCCGATCCTGCGCAAGGACTTCATCGTCACCTCGTACCAGCTGTGGGAGGCCCGCGCCTACGGTGCCGACCTCGTGCTGCTGATCGTCGCCGCCCTCGAACAGGAGGCGCTGGTCTCCCTGATCGAGCGCGCCGAGTCCATCGGCCTGACGCCGCTGGTCGAGGCGCACGACGAGGAGGAGGCCGAGCGTGCCGTGGAGGCGGGCGCCAGGATCATCGGCGTCAACGCGCGCAACCTGAAGGACCTCAAGGTCGACCGCTCCACCTTCGAGCGCGTCGCCCCCGAGATCCCCGACCACATCGTCAAGGTCGCCGAGTCCGGCGTCCGCGGCCCGCACGACCTCATCGCCTACGCCAACGCCGGCGCGGACGCCGTGCTCGTCGGCGAGTCCCTGGTCACCGGCCGCGACCCGCGCACCGCCGTAGCCGACCTGGTCGCCGCCGGCGCCCACCCGGCCCTGCGCCACGGCCGGAGCTGA
- a CDS encoding DUF2752 domain-containing protein yields the protein MDAGPPPAPGPPAGPPPLFPAAPGGSSRLRRIATPVGVLAAVVGAFGYVATVDPNQPGHYPVCPLLRLTGIYCPGCGGLRSAHAFAHGDLAAAFGSNALAVVGYGLFAVLWAVWMVREAAGRPWRFALRPVHWWGIGAVLLIFTVVRNLPFGSAIAP from the coding sequence GTGGACGCCGGACCGCCGCCCGCCCCCGGCCCCCCGGCGGGCCCCCCGCCGCTCTTCCCCGCCGCGCCCGGCGGCTCCTCCCGGCTGCGCCGGATCGCCACCCCGGTGGGCGTCCTGGCCGCCGTCGTCGGTGCCTTCGGCTACGTGGCGACGGTCGACCCGAACCAGCCGGGCCACTACCCCGTCTGCCCGCTGCTGCGGCTCACCGGCATCTACTGCCCCGGCTGCGGCGGACTGCGCAGCGCCCACGCCTTCGCCCACGGAGACCTGGCGGCCGCCTTCGGCTCCAATGCCCTGGCCGTCGTCGGGTACGGGCTCTTCGCCGTGCTCTGGGCGGTGTGGATGGTCCGCGAGGCGGCCGGGAGGCCCTGGCGGTTCGCTCTGAGGCCGGTCCACTGGTGGGGGATCGGAGCCGTACTGCTGATCTTCACCGTCGTCCGGAATCTGCCGTTCGGGTCGGCGATCGCTCCCTGA
- a CDS encoding HGxxPAAW family protein, which produces MAGSSHGHTPAAWTGVIIAFIGFCVAGVFMVAANPLGFWAGMGVVLIGGVVGLAMKVAGLGMPKESADLAAARARAGHAQTS; this is translated from the coding sequence ATGGCGGGCAGCAGCCACGGACACACCCCGGCCGCCTGGACCGGTGTCATCATCGCCTTCATCGGCTTCTGCGTCGCGGGCGTCTTCATGGTCGCGGCCAACCCGCTCGGCTTCTGGGCCGGCATGGGCGTCGTCCTCATCGGTGGTGTCGTCGGCCTCGCGATGAAGGTCGCGGGACTCGGCATGCCGAAGGAGTCGGCCGACCTGGCCGCCGCCAGGGCCCGCGCCGGCCACGCGCAGACCTCCTGA
- a CDS encoding TIGR02234 family membrane protein encodes MEYVSAVPVPQPRAEAAAAPDSAGNRRSLAAGLLLGAAGATVVLLASGQTWAEGKAQVGGGTLPLSADGQDVTGLPAALAIVGLAALVAVFAVRAAGRRVVAGLLALSGLGAALSAFLGASDSGALDEKAAQTSGDSSATITALTHTAWPYVTAAGGLLILLAGLLALRYGSRWPTMSGRYERDGSPRPRKAPRAPDPDRPEDLWKALDRGEDPTREA; translated from the coding sequence GTGGAGTACGTGAGTGCTGTCCCCGTACCCCAGCCACGTGCCGAAGCCGCCGCCGCGCCCGACAGCGCGGGAAACCGCCGCAGCCTGGCCGCCGGCCTGCTCCTCGGCGCGGCCGGCGCGACCGTCGTCCTGCTCGCCTCCGGGCAGACCTGGGCCGAGGGCAAGGCCCAGGTCGGCGGCGGCACCCTGCCCCTGAGCGCCGACGGCCAGGACGTCACCGGACTGCCCGCCGCCCTCGCCATCGTGGGCCTGGCCGCCCTCGTCGCCGTCTTCGCCGTGCGCGCCGCCGGCCGGCGCGTGGTGGCGGGACTGCTCGCGCTCAGCGGGCTCGGCGCCGCGCTGAGCGCCTTCCTCGGCGCTTCCGACAGCGGGGCGCTCGACGAGAAGGCCGCGCAGACCAGCGGCGACAGCTCCGCGACCATCACCGCCCTCACCCACACCGCCTGGCCCTACGTCACGGCGGCGGGCGGCCTGCTGATCCTGCTCGCCGGGCTGCTCGCCCTGCGCTACGGCAGCCGCTGGCCCACGATGTCGGGACGCTACGAGCGCGACGGCAGCCCCCGCCCCCGCAAGGCCCCCAGGGCCCCGGACCCGGACCGGCCCGAGGACCTGTGGAAGGCCCTGGACCGCGGCGAGGACCCGACGCGCGAGGCATGA